One Lycium barbarum isolate Lr01 chromosome 5, ASM1917538v2, whole genome shotgun sequence genomic window carries:
- the LOC132640140 gene encoding transcription factor MYB14-like, protein MVRAPCCEKMGLKKGPWTPEEDQILISFIKKYGHENWRALPKQAGLLRCGKSCRLRWINYLRPDIKRGNFSEEEEETIINLHQLLGNRWSAIASRLPGRTDNEIKNFWHTHLKKKLELIQQNDLPSTTTTKRGHEMMPKCSALKIEHHLSSNYYQVSQNIVAHHPTYCHDEDLQENNSSSHDTQLNKEESMQYSTNGHGDMTSFNNDMVFWYNIFMNSGNNV, encoded by the exons ATGGTGAGGGCACCTTGTTGTGAGAAAATGGGATTAAAGAAAGGGCCATGGACTCCAGAAGAAGATCAAATTTTGATATCTTTCATTAAAAAATATGGACATGAAAATTGGAGGGCACTTCCTAAACAAGCTG GTTTATTAAGGTGTGGAAAAAGTTGCAGACTAAGGTGGATAAATTACTTAAGGCCAGACATCAAACGAGGAAACTTTagtgaggaagaagaagaaaccaTCATTAACCTACATCAACTTCTTGGAAACAG ATGGTCAGCAATTGCATCGAGGCTGCCAGGAAGAACAGATAATGAAATAAAGAATTTCTGGCACACTCACTTGAAGAAAAAGTTGGAATTAATACAACAAAATGATCTACCATCTACTACAACTACCAAGAGAGGCCATGAAATGATGCCTAAATGTTCAGCACTAAAAATTGAGCACCATCTTTCTTCAAATTATTATCAAGTTTCTCAAAATATTGTTGCCCACCATCCAACTTATTGTCATGATGAAGATCTTCAAGAGAATAATTCAAGTTCTCATGACACTCAATTAAACAAGGAGGAGAGCATGCAATATTCTACAAATGGACATGGGGACATGACTAGCTTCAACAATGATATGGTTTTTTGGTATAACATCTTCATGAATTCAGGAAACAACGTCTGA